The genomic stretch GCCCTATATGGCCCGCACGACCGCCCGCGCGCTGCCGCTGGCAACCGCCGATGCGATCGAATGGGGGACCCGGCGCGTCGACATCTTCATCCTCGGCCTGTTCGCCGCGCCCAGCGCGGTCGGCGTCTATTACATCGCGCAACAGGTCGCGAGCCTGCCGCAAAAGCTCAAGACCAGTTTCGAGCCCATTCTCGGCCCGGTCATCACCAAGAACCTCAAGACAAAGAATTACGAGGCGATCGCCAGACAGGTCTGCCAGGTCGGCTTTTGGATCATCGCTATGCAGGCCGGCATCGCGCTGGCGCTCGGCGTACCGGGCGAGGCGGTGATGGGCCTGGTCGGGCCGGAATTCGTCGGCGGGACCGGAGCCCTTGCGCTATTGCTGGCTGCCGAAGTGGTGGCCGCGACGGCGGTGGTATCGGAAGCCGTGCTGATCTACGTCGCGCGCGTCCGCAATTTGTGGATCTCCATCGGCACCATCGCCTTCCAAGCCGTACTGACCGTTGTGCTGATCCAAGTCGTCGTCGCAGCAGGCTATGGTGAGCCGTTCAAGGCGGCTGCCGCTGCCCTGGCCCTCGCCATCGCGCTCGGCACGGCAAGCCTGATCAAGGCCGTTTTGCTGTCGAAAATTCTCGGTCATTCGATCAACAATTTCCGCTGGGCATTGGTCTACGCCATCGCGCCCGCCGTAGTGGTCGGCTGGCTCGCGACACGCCTTCCCGAATGGGCGGAGCTCGCATTCGGCGTGCCCGCGATCCTGCTCGTTTATGGCTGGATCATCTGGAAACGCGGTTTCGGTCCGGAAGATCGCGTGCTGTTCCGGCGCAATCTGGACAAGCCCCCGGAGGAACAGACCTGACACGGCTCGTCGCAGATGGCAAACGTTCAGTCGGCATTCACGCGCCAGCCATGTAATGTTATCTCTTAAAAAGAGGGAGGACCGCCCATGCGTTTGAGGAACCTGTTCGCCACTTGCGCCGCCGCTGCACTGCTTGCCGGATGCGCCTCGCAGCAAGGGGGCGAGGAGATCGTCCTCACCGGTTCGAAGGGGATCCAGGACGTGGATCGGTCGACACCGCCTCCTCCTCCGCCGCCACCTCCTCCGCCGCCGGCCGCATACAGCCAGTCCGCGCCAATCGCGGTGACGGGTTCTCGGATTGCCACTCCTGCTGCGGAAGCGGCCGATGCGGCGACGAGTACGAGCGCGTCAGACAGCACGTATCGCTACTTCCCGCCGGTCTTCGTGCCGACGGTGCCGAGCCGGGACCAGTATGACGGTGAGGAAGTCTCGCCGGTAAAGCTCGTCGCGAACGAGCCGGTGTCCACCTTCTCGGTCGATGTCGACACGGGCGCCTATGCCAATGCGCGGCGCTTCATCTCCGAGGGCGCAATGCCTCCCAAGGCCGCCGTGCGGACCGAGGAGTTCGTCAATTACTTCCGCTACGATTACGATCGCCCGGCGGACCGGTCGCAGCCGTTCACGGTCAATACCGATGTCGCAGTGTCGCCGTGGAATCCGGAGACGCGCCTCGTCCGTATCGGGCTGGCAGGCTACGAGATGCCCGAGGAAACGCGCCCGGCGGCCAACCTCGTCTTCCTGCTCGACGTATCGGGATCGATGTACAGCGCGGACAAGCTTCCGCTGGTGAAGACGGCCATGCGCCAGCTTGCGGGGCAGCTGACCGAGCGCGACCGGGTGTCCATCGTCGTCTATGCCGGGGCCGCGGGACTCGTGCTCGAACCGACGAATGACGAGCGCAAGATAAAGGACGCGATCGAGCAACTGCAGGCTGGCGGATCGACGGCAGGCGGTGCCGGTATCGAGCTAGCCTACCGCGTCGCCGAAGCAAACCGGATCGAGGGCGGCGTCAACCGCGTGATCTTGGCGACCGACGGCGATTTCAATGTCGGCACGTCGGACCGCGACGCGCTGGTCGAACTGGTCGAGGAAAAGCGCGATACCGGCGTGACCCTGTCGGTGCTCGGCTTCGGGCGCGGCAATCTGAACGATGCGATGATGGAGCAGATCGCCAACAACGGAAACGGCAATTATTCCTACATCGACAGCGCGCTGGAGGCCCGCAAGGTGCTTGGCGACGAGATGGGCGCGACGCTGTTCACCATCGCCAAGGACGTGAAAATCCAGGTCGAATTCAATCCCGCTGTCGTCAGCCAGTACCGGCTGGTCGGCTACGAGAACCGCATCCTGCGCGAGGAGGATTTCGACAACGATGCCGTCGATGCGGGCGACATCGGCGCGGGCCACCAGGTGACGGCGCTCTACGAAGTCGTCCCGGTAGGCACCAAGGGCTGGATCGGGCAGCGCCGCTACGAGGACAAGATCGACACCCGCGCTCGCGATCTTGCTGCCGAAGCGGCCTATATCAAGCTGCGCTACAAGATGCCCGATGGCGAGAAGAGCTCGCTCATCACCTATACACTCCCGGCGCGTGCCTTGCAGACCGGCGCGTTGCCCGGCGGCGATTTCGCCTTCGCCAGCGCGGTGGCAGCCTTCGGCCAGAAGCTGCGCGGCGACCCCATGCTCGAAAGTTTCGGCTACAACCAGATCGCGGGGCTGGCAGGCAATCCGCGCGATTTCTGGCGGCAGGAATTCGTGCAGCTGGTGAAGACCGCCGACTCGCTGGACTAGCGGCCTTGGCAGGGGGCGCGTAGGGCGGCTAAGAGCCGCTGCATGTCGATCCGCCCTGCCCTTGCCATCGTCGCCGGTGCCGCGCTCGTCGCGGTGGCCGGCTATGGCTATGCTACGAAGACCGACGAGGCCTTCGTCGTGCCGCTCGAGGAGAGTGCAGCGCAGGCGATCACCGAGAACGGCGGAGGCGGCGTAACTGCGCGCTTTACGGGCGCTAACGGTTCGCCGACGCGCCATCCGTTGCTCAGCAATGGCGAGGACCTGCCCGAACAGACCCGCGCCCGCGTGGCGCAGGCCGTGGCCGGAATGCCCGGCGTCGGCGGCGTGGTCTGGAGCGACGGAACCGCGCGCGCGGAAACCGACGCGCCTACTTTCGAACCGCTCCATTGCCAGGAGGACGTCGACGGCCTGTTGCGCAGTCGCTCGATCCGCTTCGAGGAAGCTTCGAGCGCGCTGCTGCCGGCAAGCCGCATTCTGCTCGACGAAGTGGCCGAAGCCTTGCAGCCTTGTCTGGGCGCAATCATTTCGATCACCGGCCACACCGACAAGTCGGGCACCGAGCCCGGCAATCTCGCTTTGAGCATGGAACGCGCGCGGGCGGTGCGCGAAGCGCTGGTGAGCCGCGGCATCCCGCGCGACGGCCTCCGGGCGCGCGGCATGGGTTCGTCCGAGCCGGTCGAAGGCCTGGCCCCCGGCGACCCGGCCAACCGCCGAATCGAATTCGCCGTGATCCGCACCGAGCCGCTTCGCCCCACCCCAGTCGACACGCCGGGAGCCCGCTGATGCCGATCTGGTTCGAAGTCGTGGTGTTGATGCTGGTCGGCTATTTCGCCGGCATCGGGATCGGCTGGGGCCTGTGGGGCCGCACGGAGCGGGGCGATATCGAAACCGACGGAACCATGAAGGATCCCCAATGATCGAACTGCTTGAGGCCTATTGGCCCGCCATCGTGATCGCGCTCGTCATCGGGCTGGTGATCGCCTGGTACATCTTCCACGCCTCCCGCCGAACCCGGGTCACGGGAACGAGCAAGGACGTGCTCGACGAAGGCGCAGCGCCGGCGACACGCAACAAGGCCTTGATCGACAGCGCGCCTGCCGCCACCCCGATGCAGCCGACGGCCGCCGTGCCGCCGACCACTACGCAGACAACCGGGAGCGACGATCTCACCCGCATCAAGGGTGTCGGCCCGAAGCTGGCCGCGCTGCTCCGCGAGCAGGGCGTCACCGGTTTCGCGCAGGTAGCGGCGTGGACGGAGGAGGACATCGACCGGATCGACCCGACGCTGGGTCGCTTCGAAGGCCGCATCCGGCGTGACGACTGGGTCGGCCAGGCGCGCCTTCTGGCCGATGGCGACGAAAGCGGTTTCGCGAGCAGATACGGCAAGATTTCTTGATCGGGGAACGAATCCAAACCGGGCCTGTTGATCGAATGGGTCGATGGTTTGGGAGAGTTTCCTATGGGACAGCAATTGCGCATCCTCGTTGCCGAAGACGAGACGATTATCGGTGAGGATCTGTGCCAGACCGTCGCCGAAGCTGGGTATGTGGTAGAAGGTCCGTTCACGGACATCCAGTCGACCATGCTGGCCTATCAAAAGCACAAGCCCGACCTTGCGATCCTCGATGTGCAACTGGGCGATGGCATCGTCTATCCGCTCGCGGAGCAGATGATGGCCGAGGATGTGCCGGTCATCTTTCATTCCGGACAATTAACGCCAGACGATGTCGCCACTCGTTTTCCCGAAGCGCTGGCCGTCCAGAAGCCGAGCCCCCCGGCCGAGATGATTGCAAACGTGCAGCGCGTTCTCGCCCACGGCTGACGCCGCCGTTTCGCTTCACCTCTTTCTCTTGGCGCAGAACTTGACGAGAACTGTGAAGTTCACTTCCGAGCTGAGCTGAAAACCGGACCTCAATTGGTAGCCGGACTTTGCGACGAAGGCCGCTACGCCCTGCTCTCGCCGGACGGTAGCGAAGCGGCCTGACGCCCCCTTGCAGAGCGCCCGCAAGCCTGCCATCGCACATCGGCAACAGAGGAGACCACATGGCCGGTATGGTGCCTTTCGCCTGGGACGATCCCTTCAATCTCGACGAGCAGCTGACCGAGGAAGAGCGGATGATCCGCGACGCCGCGCACGCCTTCGCCCAAGGCGAGCTACAGCCGCGCGTGACCGATGCCTATCGCGAGGAAACCGACGCGCCCGAACTCTTCCCCCTGATGGGCGAGGCGGGCCTGCTCGGCGCGACCGTGCCGGAGGAATATGGCGGGGCAGGCGCTAGCTATGTCGCCTACGGCCTGATCGCGCGTGAGATCGAGCGGGTCGATAGCGGCTATCGTTCGATGGCGTCGGTCCAGTCGAGCCTCGTGATGTATCCGATCCATGCCTACGGCTCCGCAGCGCAGAAGCAGAAATACCTTCCCGGCCTTGCCAGTGGACAGCTGATCGGCTGTTTCGGCCTGACCGAACCCGATGCCGGCAGCGATCCGGCAGGCATGAAGACGACCGCGAAGAAGGTCGACGGCGGCTATGTGATCTCCGGCTCCAAGACGTGGATTTCCAACTCTCCCTTCGCAGACGTTTTCGTGGTCTGGGCAAAAAGCGAGGAGCATGGCGGCGGCATCCGCGGCTTCATCCTCGAAAAGGGCATGAAGGGCCTTTCCGCCCCGAAGATCGCGGGCAAGCTGAGCCTGCGCGCCAGCACCACCGGCATGATCGTGATGGACGAGGTCGAGGTGGGCGAGGACGCCTTGCTACCTGACGTGCAGGGCCTCAAAGGTCCCTTCGGCTGCCTCAACCGCGCACGCTACGGCATCAGCTGGGGCGCGCTCGGCGCAGCGGAATTCTGCATGCATGCGGCGCGCCAGTATGGCCTTGATCGCGAGCAGTTCGGCGTGCCGCTTGCCAGCAAGCAGCTGTTCCAGCTCAAGCTGGCAGACATGATGACCGACATCGCGCTGGGCCTGCAGGGTTCCTTGCGCGTCGGGCGCCTGATGGACGAAGGCAAGTTCGCACCCGACATGATTTCGATCGTCAAACGCAACAATGTCGGCAAGGCACTCGATATCGCGCGCAAGGCCCGCGACATGCACGGCGGCAACGGCATTTCCGAAGAATACCAAGTCATCCGTCACATGGTGAACCTCGAGACGGTGAACACCTATGAAGGCACGCATGACGTCCATGCGCTGATCCTGGGCCGCGCGATCACGGGCGTCGCCGCGTTTTGATGGTGCGCATCGACCGCGTTCTGTCCTACACGGTCCGGGTGTGCGATACGGTCCGGATGACCAGCGCCAGCGCCATTTCCGAAGCTTCCTCAGCCGTTCTCACGGGCGAGCCCGTTTTTTTGCGCTTGGACCGTGTAACATGCGGTCCATGTCGTGAACTCGCCCTCGGTAACTCCAACAGGGGGATGGTCGCACCATGATCCGCCTTCACGGCTATTATCGCAGTTCCACCAGCTATCGCTTGCGCATCGCGCTGGAGCTGAAGGGGCTGGATTTCGAATATGTCCCGGTGAACCTGCTGGAGAGCGAACAGAAAGGCGCGGCCTTCACCAGCCGCAATCCCTTCGGATCGGTCCCCCTGCTGGAAGTCGATGGCAAGGATTACGTCCAGTCGATGGCGCAGATCGAGTGGCTGGACGAGGCTTACACCGAGCGCCCCCTACTGCCCTCCGACACCCACGACCGCTATGTCGCGCGCGAGCTGGCCTATGCCATCGCGACCGAGCTGCACGCGCCGCTCAACCTGCCGGTGCTGAAATACCTCGCCAATGAATACGGCAAGACGCAGGACGAAATCGGCGTCTGGTATCGCCACTGGCTCGCGCGCACGCTCGACCCGCTGGAGGCACGGCTGGCGCAGATCGGAACCGGCGATTTCCTGTTTGACCGCCCCGGCTTTTTCGAAGTCTGCCTGCTTCCGCAAGTGTATAACGCGCAGCGCTTCGGCTTCGATTTCAGCGACAAGCCGCACATAGCGCGGATCGAACAAGCCTGCCTTGCATTGCCAGAGTTCCAGCGCGCCCATCCGGATGCGCAACCCGATAATCCCGAACGAAAATAAGAGAGGACCACCCATGAAACTCGCCACGCTCAAGGACGGAACCCGCGACGGCAAGCTGGTGGTCGTGTCGAAAGACCTCACCCGCTATTGCGCCGCCGACAACATCGCGCCGACCCTGCAGGCCGCGCTCGACAATTGGGACGAGATCGCGCCGAAGCTGGAGGCGCTTTACACCGACGTCCAGCACGAAGCTGTACCGTGCGAGCGCTTTCACGAGCGCGAGGCGCATTCGCCGCTGCCGCGCGCCTATCAGTGGGCCGACGGTTCGGCCTACATCAATCACGTCGAACTGGTGCGCAAGGCGCGCGGCGCGGAAGTGCCCGAGAGCTTCTATCACGATCCGCTGATGTATCAGGGCGGCAGCGATGGATTTCTCGCCCCGCGAGACGACATCCCGCTGAAAGACACCAGCTGGGGCTGCGACATGGAGGGCGAGATCGCGGTCATTACCGATGACGTGCCCATGGGCGTGTCGAGCGAGAAGGCCGCGGATCACATCAAGCTGGTCATGCTGGTCAATGACGTCAGCTTGCGCGGCCTCATCCCGGGCGAACTGGCCAAGGGGTTCGGCTTCTTCCAGTCCAAGCCCGCCAGCGCTTTCAGTCCCGTCGCGGTGACCCCCGACGAACTCGGCGATGCGTGGAAGGACAGTGTCATCCACCTGCCACTGATGGTCGATTACAATGGCGAAGCCTTCGGCCGCGCGAATGCGGGCGTCGATGCCACCTTCAGCTTGGCCGACCTCGTCGCCCATGCCGCCAAGACGCGCGATCTGGGCGCGGGCACGATCATCGGCTCCGGCACCGTATCCAACCAGGGGCCGGACGGCGATCCGGGCAAGCCGGTGGCAGACGGCGGCCTCGGCTACAGCTGCATCGCCGAGATCCGTATGATCGAGACGATCGCCGATGGCGAAGCCAAGACGCGCTTCATGGCACCGGGCGACACCGTCCGGGTCGAGATGAAGGACGAAGACGGCCACTCGATCTTTGGCGCGATCGAACAGAAAGTCGTCGAGGCCTGACCATGGCCGCGCTGGCCGGCAAGCGCATCGGCCTACTGACTGCCCGCGCCAGCCGGACGAACGGCGGTGTTTTCGAAGCCGTCGTCAGACAGGTCGATCTATTGAAGACGCTGGACGCGCAGCCGGTCGTGGTCGCTGCGGAAGACGACAGTCATGCAGCCGACGCGTGGCGGTTGGCGGGAGCCGAAATCCGGCTGGCGCAGATTCATGGACCAAAGCATCCCGGGTTTGCCCCACGGCTGACGCCGGTGCTCTTGGACGCAGGGCTGGACTTGGTCCATCTTCATGGGATCTGGAGCTATGCCAGTCGCGCCGCGACGCGTTGGTCGAAGGCGACGAACGGCCCCTTGGTCATCAGCCCGCTAGGCATGTGCGATGCCTGGATGATCGAACGCAATCGCTGGAAAAAGAACCTCGCGCGTCTGGCTTGGGAGAAAAGCGCCTGGTCCAATGCCATGGCATTTCACGCGCTGACCCCGGCCGAAGCAGGGGATATCGGCCGCGAGTGCGGCGCTCAGCTGATCGGTGTCATCCCCAGCTGTGCATCGCCGCCGTCGCAGCCGCGCCAGACCATGCCGCCTCCCATGGTGTTATACCTCGGCACCATTCACGAGAAAAAGAACCTCGTCGCGCTCATGGAAGGTTGGCTCGCTGCCCTGCCTGATTTGCCGCCCGACGCGAGCCTCGTCGTAGCTGGCTGGGGCGACGAAGAGGGGGTTACGGCACTCGAGCGCTTCCTTGAGCCAATGGGCCCTTCCATTGAATTTGTAAGCGCTGCCTTCGCCTCGCAGAAGGCGGCATTGCTGGAACTCGCCCGGTTTCTTGTGCTGCCATCCTCGAGCGAGGGCCTGCCGATATCAATCCTCGACGGATGGTCCGCGGGCATTCCTGCGGCGATCAGCCCGGCATGCAATCTGCCCGAAGGCTACGCAAACGGGGCAGCCCTGAAATGCGGTCCCGATCGGGAAAGCATAAAAACCGCGCTAATCGAAGCGCTCAGAATCGAGGAACCTGAATGGCTGTCGATGTCGCGGGCGGCCCAGGCTCTCGCCTCCGGCACCTTCGGCAAGGAGCATATCGCAGGACAATGGCGACGGATCTACGAGGATTGCCTCGGCGTTCTCTCACCCGCGCAGCTTGAACGGCAGATAAGTGGGAAAATCCCGCAGTAATGGGGGAAACCGGCTCGCGGCCACTTACCCCCGCCGGAATAGTTACATCGAGCGCGAGATCACCATTTTCATGACTTCATTCGAACCGCCGAAAATTCGAGTGATCCGGCTATCGCGATACATGCGCGCGATCGGGTAGTCGTTGATGAAACCTGCGCCGCCATGGAACTGAAGGCATTTGTCGACGACCTCGCCTTGCAGCTCGGTGACCCAATATTTGGCCATGCAGGCGGTCGGCACGTCGAGCTCGCCCTTGAGGTGCTTGGCGATGCAATCGTTCACGAACACCCGCGCCGCCGTGCCGCGCGCCTTGAGGTCGGCCATGACGAATTGTGTGTTCTGGAAGTCCCAGATCGTCTGGCCGAAGGCCTTGCGCCCCTTCACGAACTCCATCGTGGTTTCGAGTGCCTTCTCGATCCCGGTCATCGCGCCCATGGCAATAATGAGGCGTTCCTGCGGCAACTCGCCCATCAGCTGGTAGAAGCCCTTGCCTTCCTCCCCGCCGAGCACGTTTTCCGCTGGCACGAAGACATCGTCGAAGAACAATTCCGACGTATCCGCCGCATCGAGCCCGACCTTGTCGAGCTTCTTGCCACGCTGGAACCCTTCCGCGCCCTCGGTTTCAAGCAGCATGAGCGAAATGCCCTTCGCCCGCTCCTTGGGATCGGTCTTGGCGACAACGATGATGAAATCGGCGGTCTGGCCGTTGGAGATATAAGTCTTGGCCCCGTTGATGCGATAGCCATTGCCGTCCTTGAGAGCCGTCGTCGTGATGCTCTGGAGGTCGGAACCGACGCCGGGCTCGGTCATGGCGATTGCACTGACGAGCTCGCCAGTTACCAGCTTGGGGAGGTATTTCTTCTTCTGCTCTTCGGTACCGTGGCGCACGAGGTACGGCAGGATCACGGTATTGTGCAGGCTGGCCGCGAAACCTTCGACATTGTGCTTCGCCTGCTGGTCGATCACGACCATGTCGTGGCGAAAATCGCCGCCATGGCCGCCGTATTCTTCCGGCACCGACACGCCGAGCAGCCCGGCCTCGCCCGCCTCGTTCCAGAATTCGCGCTCGACCTGGCCGTTTTCGCGCCATTTCAGCACGCGTTTCTCCGGCGCGTGCTGCTGGTAGAATTTGCCGACGGCATCGGCGAAGATCGAGATTTCCTCGTCTTCCATGAATTCGGGCGGGGCTACGTCGATAACGGGCATTGTCTGGGTCCTCTCCGGTAATTCTATGTGCTGGCGGGCTTACTTGCCCTTCCAGTTCGGCGCCCGCTTTTCGGCGAAAGCGGCGGCGCCTTCGCGCGCATCCTCGCTGACGAAGACCGGCGCAATAAGCTGGGTCTGGCGCTCGTAGCGCTCGTCCATCGGCCAGCCGCGCGATTCCTTGATGACTGCCTTCGAAACTTTGACGGCGAGCGGACCGTTGGCCACGATCTTCGCCGCGAGTTCCTTCGCGCCGTCGAGCGCCGAGCCATTGGTCACGCGGTTGATCAGGCCGAGTTCGTAAGCACGCGCGGCATCGATGAAGTCGCCGGTCAGCGCCAGTTCCATCGCGATCCGCTCGGGAATCTGGTCGGGCAGCATCATCACCCCGCCCGCCGCGGCGACCAGGCCGCGCTTCACTTCGGGAATGCCGAATTTCGCGCCGTCGTTGGCAACGACCAGATCGCAGGCGATCATCAGTTCGAGGCCGCCGGCCAGCGCATAGCCATCGACAGCGGCGATCAGAGGTTTCTTGGGCGGAGCCTGCACGACGCCGCCGAAACCGCGCCCCTCGACCACCGGGCTTTCACCGCGCAGGAAGCCCTTGAGGTCCATGCCGGAGCAGAAAGTGCCGCCCGCGCCGGTCAGGATACCGACCCGTAAATCATCCTCGCTGTCGAGCCGGTCCATCGCCGCGGCAATGCCCTTGGCCGCAGCCTTGGTCATCGCGTTCTTCGCATCGGGCCGGTTGATCGTGACGACCAGAATGCCGTCTTCCACGCTCGTGAGGACTTCCTCGGACATCGGATTCTCTCTCCATTGCAATTCGAAACTTGTCTTGCGCCCTTGCTGCGGGAGGCTTACGCAAACGTCAACCGGCAATCGCCGCAAGAATCGCCAAACCGAGAGAGGAATACGCCGTGGCCGAAGCCTATATCATCGACGCAGTCCGCACCCCCCGCGGGATCGGCAAGCAGGGCAAGGGCGCGCTGGCGCACATGCACCCGCAGCATCTCGCTGCGACCTGCCTCAAGGCCATCAAGGAGCGCAACGACCTCGACACCGGCACGGTTGACGACGTGATCTGGTCGGTCAGCACGCAGGACGGCATGCAGGCCGGCGACATGGGCCGCATGGCGGCGCTCGACGCAGGTTTCGACATCACCTCTTCGGGCACGACGCTGGACCGCTTCTGCGGCGGCGGCATCACTTCGGTCGCCCTGGCGGCAGCGCAGGTGATGAGCGGCATGGAGGATTGCGTGGTCGCGGGCGGCACCGAAATGATGAGCCTCACCGCACAAATGTCCAAGGACAAGATGGCTGCCGGGCTGAAGCCGCCGATGATGGGCAGCTATAACGAGCGGCTCCAGGCCAGCCACCCGCAGAGTCACCAGGGCGTTTGCGGCGATGCCATCGCCACGATGGAGGGCTTCACCCGCGAGGAGTTGGACGAGGTCGGCTATCGCAGCCAGCAACGCGCAGCCAAGGCGATCGAGGAAGGCCGCTTCGACAAGTCGGTGGTTCCGGTGAAAGACGACGAGGGCAATGTCGTTCTCGACAAGGAGGAATATCCGCGCCCGCAGACCACGCGCGAAGGGCTGGCCGAGCTGGAACCCGCCTTCGCGAAGATCGCCAACGTCCCGCTCGACAAGAACGGCACGACGTTCGCCGGGCTAGTGAATGCGAAATACCCCGATCTGGAAATCAAGCACTTCCACCACGCGGGCAACAGCTCCGGTGTGGTCGATGGCGCCGCGGCCGTGCTGGTCGCCAGCAAGGACTACGCACAGAAGCATGGCTTGCAGCCTCGCGCGCGCATCGTGGCGACGGCGAACATGGGCGATGATCCCACGCTGATGCTCAACGCGCCCGTGCCGGCAGCGAAGAAGGTGCTCGAAAAGGCCGGCCTGACCAAGGACGACATCGATCTTTACGAGATTAACGAGGCCTTCGCCGTCGTTGCCGCCAAGTTCGTGCGCGATCTCGACCTCGACTGGGACAAGGTGAACGTCAATGGCGGGTCCATCGCACTGGGCCACCCCATCGGCGCAACCGGATCGATCCTCATCGGCACCATGGTCGATGAGCTCGAACGGCAGGACAAGCGCTACGGCCTTGTCACCATGTGCGCGGCGGGCGGCATGGCGCCGGCGATCATCATCGAGCGTGTGGACGATTTCGTCGACTGATCTTGCAGCGCGGCAGCGCGATTAGTCGCTGCCGCTCGCAAACAGGCGCCAGCCCCAGGCAGGCAGTTCGATTGTCTCGCCCTCGCCGATCGTCACTTCGCGGCGGAGCGGGAATTCGGCATAGGTCCCCACCGGCAAGCCGCTGGTCAGCCTTGCGCTGACCGGCCTGTCGCTCATGTTGAACAGGCCGAGGACCTTGTTGTCATCCTTCCGGCGGACCCATGAGAGCAATTGCTCGGGCGCGGAGTTCTCGACCTTCTGCATCCGCGCGCCCCACTGCCCGTTGTCGAGCGCGGGGTTCGACTTGCGGAACTCGATCAGCTGCTCGAGCAGAAGGCCGTAGATGCAGCCGCGCCCCTGGCTCCAATCGATCGCATCCTTTTCGAAGAATTCCAGCCGCTTGGCATTGCAGGCTTCCATGCCGTTGTGGATCAGTGGCAGCCCCTCGCCCGTGAAAGACAGCCCCGTCATCGCATAGAGCGCGTCGCCGTAGTTCTCGGCCATGGTGCCTTCCCACGCATTGCTGTCATGGTTCTCGATATAGGTCATGCGCATGGCTTCTTCGGGCCACAGGCTCTCGTTCTCGGCATAATAGCCGTAGAAGCTGGTCGCATTCCCCTTGCCCTGCGCGACGTTCTTCGTGGTGTTATGCCAGTCCCAGGCATAGGTCGCGTCGAACGCCTTCTGGTGGAACGCGGTTTCCTGCACCTCGCCCAGCATGAACACCGGGCGGATCGCGGTCAGCCGGTCGCGCATGGTGTTCCAGAAATCGAGCGGGACATATCCGGCCACGTCGGCGCGGTATCCGTCGACACCGAACTCGCGGAC from Qipengyuania profundimaris encodes the following:
- a CDS encoding lipopolysaccharide biosynthesis protein, which produces MTALAKGGRQNFFGFLLRLLARLPFLFIAGRLYGPEALGVFASALVVVELVALVCAMGEKRGLAQRMSDGEGVHPANLAFDGMLLALFFSTLAAIFFWFVPAPLFPSGQYSELDRLIVLAIPGYALTEVVLAAQAYKYDIATTVRARAVVEPWTISIMAGVFWFVPSLQEAGLSLAYLISIYAGLATGLWTFLRTYGLPRQWRIELPYMARTTARALPLATADAIEWGTRRVDIFILGLFAAPSAVGVYYIAQQVASLPQKLKTSFEPILGPVITKNLKTKNYEAIARQVCQVGFWIIAMQAGIALALGVPGEAVMGLVGPEFVGGTGALALLLAAEVVAATAVVSEAVLIYVARVRNLWISIGTIAFQAVLTVVLIQVVVAAGYGEPFKAAAAALALAIALGTASLIKAVLLSKILGHSINNFRWALVYAIAPAVVVGWLATRLPEWAELAFGVPAILLVYGWIIWKRGFGPEDRVLFRRNLDKPPEEQT
- a CDS encoding vWA domain-containing protein, with product MRLRNLFATCAAAALLAGCASQQGGEEIVLTGSKGIQDVDRSTPPPPPPPPPPPPAAYSQSAPIAVTGSRIATPAAEAADAATSTSASDSTYRYFPPVFVPTVPSRDQYDGEEVSPVKLVANEPVSTFSVDVDTGAYANARRFISEGAMPPKAAVRTEEFVNYFRYDYDRPADRSQPFTVNTDVAVSPWNPETRLVRIGLAGYEMPEETRPAANLVFLLDVSGSMYSADKLPLVKTAMRQLAGQLTERDRVSIVVYAGAAGLVLEPTNDERKIKDAIEQLQAGGSTAGGAGIELAYRVAEANRIEGGVNRVILATDGDFNVGTSDRDALVELVEEKRDTGVTLSVLGFGRGNLNDAMMEQIANNGNGNYSYIDSALEARKVLGDEMGATLFTIAKDVKIQVEFNPAVVSQYRLVGYENRILREEDFDNDAVDAGDIGAGHQVTALYEVVPVGTKGWIGQRRYEDKIDTRARDLAAEAAYIKLRYKMPDGEKSSLITYTLPARALQTGALPGGDFAFASAVAAFGQKLRGDPMLESFGYNQIAGLAGNPRDFWRQEFVQLVKTADSLD
- a CDS encoding OmpA family protein; the protein is MSIRPALAIVAGAALVAVAGYGYATKTDEAFVVPLEESAAQAITENGGGGVTARFTGANGSPTRHPLLSNGEDLPEQTRARVAQAVAGMPGVGGVVWSDGTARAETDAPTFEPLHCQEDVDGLLRSRSIRFEEASSALLPASRILLDEVAEALQPCLGAIISITGHTDKSGTEPGNLALSMERARAVREALVSRGIPRDGLRARGMGSSEPVEGLAPGDPANRRIEFAVIRTEPLRPTPVDTPGAR
- a CDS encoding response regulator, which translates into the protein MGQQLRILVAEDETIIGEDLCQTVAEAGYVVEGPFTDIQSTMLAYQKHKPDLAILDVQLGDGIVYPLAEQMMAEDVPVIFHSGQLTPDDVATRFPEALAVQKPSPPAEMIANVQRVLAHG
- a CDS encoding acyl-CoA dehydrogenase, with protein sequence MAGMVPFAWDDPFNLDEQLTEEERMIRDAAHAFAQGELQPRVTDAYREETDAPELFPLMGEAGLLGATVPEEYGGAGASYVAYGLIAREIERVDSGYRSMASVQSSLVMYPIHAYGSAAQKQKYLPGLASGQLIGCFGLTEPDAGSDPAGMKTTAKKVDGGYVISGSKTWISNSPFADVFVVWAKSEEHGGGIRGFILEKGMKGLSAPKIAGKLSLRASTTGMIVMDEVEVGEDALLPDVQGLKGPFGCLNRARYGISWGALGAAEFCMHAARQYGLDREQFGVPLASKQLFQLKLADMMTDIALGLQGSLRVGRLMDEGKFAPDMISIVKRNNVGKALDIARKARDMHGGNGISEEYQVIRHMVNLETVNTYEGTHDVHALILGRAITGVAAF
- the maiA gene encoding maleylacetoacetate isomerase — protein: MRLHGYYRSSTSYRLRIALELKGLDFEYVPVNLLESEQKGAAFTSRNPFGSVPLLEVDGKDYVQSMAQIEWLDEAYTERPLLPSDTHDRYVARELAYAIATELHAPLNLPVLKYLANEYGKTQDEIGVWYRHWLARTLDPLEARLAQIGTGDFLFDRPGFFEVCLLPQVYNAQRFGFDFSDKPHIARIEQACLALPEFQRAHPDAQPDNPERK
- a CDS encoding fumarylacetoacetate hydrolase family protein; amino-acid sequence: MKLATLKDGTRDGKLVVVSKDLTRYCAADNIAPTLQAALDNWDEIAPKLEALYTDVQHEAVPCERFHEREAHSPLPRAYQWADGSAYINHVELVRKARGAEVPESFYHDPLMYQGGSDGFLAPRDDIPLKDTSWGCDMEGEIAVITDDVPMGVSSEKAADHIKLVMLVNDVSLRGLIPGELAKGFGFFQSKPASAFSPVAVTPDELGDAWKDSVIHLPLMVDYNGEAFGRANAGVDATFSLADLVAHAAKTRDLGAGTIIGSGTVSNQGPDGDPGKPVADGGLGYSCIAEIRMIETIADGEAKTRFMAPGDTVRVEMKDEDGHSIFGAIEQKVVEA